One genomic region from Sphingobacterium multivorum encodes:
- the kdpA gene encoding potassium-transporting ATPase subunit KdpA, whose amino-acid sequence MNTEILGIIVMFIVTLLLGLPLGKYIAKVYGNEKTWLDPLFQPLERFFYRVTGINPNVQMTWQQHLVALLTINLVWFLLSMAILMNMGSLPLNPDGNPGMTADLAFNTSISFLVNCNLQHYSGESGVSYLGQIWLMFLQFVTAGVGMAAAVVIFKAFRDKTTTQLGNFYDFFVKSCTRILLPISVLVAAIFVFQGMPMTFEGKDSMITVAGDTVQVSRGPVAAFVPIKHLGTNGGGFFGANSAHPFENPNYLTNMVEMIAQFIIPMAMIFAFGFFIRKRKFSWMMFGVMTIGFIILTIPNIKMEMAGNPAIAQMGIDTSMGAMEGKEVRIGAAASGFWSIVTTMISTGSVNSMHDSYMPLSGMNELIAMMVNAFYGGVGAGILNFFIFIILAVFISGLMVGRTPEFMGKKVEAREMKIAMIVALAHPFLILVGTALATAFPAQGASTLNNPGFHGFSEILYEYTSSAANNGSGFEGLGDNTIWWNISTGIVLLLGRFIPIIGPIAIAGLLAEKKFIPESEGTLKTDTSTFGLMVFAVIAIIAALSFFPALALGPIAEYFSM is encoded by the coding sequence ATGAATACAGAGATTCTTGGAATCATAGTGATGTTCATCGTAACATTACTACTCGGACTTCCCCTCGGGAAATATATAGCTAAGGTATATGGTAACGAAAAGACCTGGTTAGATCCATTGTTTCAACCATTGGAACGTTTTTTTTATCGAGTGACAGGAATTAATCCGAATGTTCAGATGACTTGGCAACAGCACCTCGTTGCTCTTCTGACAATTAATCTAGTGTGGTTCCTGTTGAGTATGGCTATCCTGATGAATATGGGAAGTTTGCCTTTAAATCCAGATGGAAATCCTGGAATGACTGCTGATTTGGCTTTTAATACCAGTATATCCTTTTTGGTTAACTGTAATCTCCAACACTATTCTGGGGAGTCGGGCGTGAGTTATCTGGGACAAATTTGGCTCATGTTTCTTCAATTCGTGACTGCAGGAGTGGGAATGGCTGCTGCAGTGGTTATTTTTAAAGCTTTTAGGGATAAAACAACAACGCAATTGGGCAACTTTTACGATTTCTTTGTGAAATCTTGCACCCGGATTTTACTGCCTATCTCGGTCCTGGTTGCTGCCATTTTCGTGTTCCAAGGCATGCCGATGACTTTCGAAGGTAAGGACAGCATGATTACTGTCGCTGGCGATACCGTACAGGTAAGTCGAGGACCAGTAGCTGCCTTTGTCCCAATTAAACATCTGGGAACAAATGGAGGTGGTTTTTTTGGTGCGAACAGTGCGCATCCATTCGAAAATCCCAATTATTTGACCAACATGGTGGAAATGATTGCCCAGTTTATTATCCCGATGGCGATGATATTTGCATTCGGCTTTTTTATTCGCAAGCGTAAATTTTCATGGATGATGTTTGGCGTGATGACCATTGGGTTTATCATCCTGACGATTCCAAATATAAAAATGGAAATGGCTGGAAATCCAGCGATCGCACAGATGGGTATTGATACGTCTATGGGTGCTATGGAGGGAAAGGAAGTACGCATTGGTGCCGCAGCATCCGGTTTTTGGAGTATTGTCACAACGATGATTTCGACGGGTTCTGTCAATTCTATGCATGATAGTTACATGCCCTTATCTGGTATGAACGAACTTATAGCGATGATGGTGAATGCTTTTTATGGCGGTGTGGGCGCGGGGATACTCAATTTCTTCATTTTTATTATACTCGCCGTTTTCATTAGTGGCTTGATGGTGGGGCGCACACCAGAGTTTATGGGTAAGAAAGTTGAAGCGCGCGAAATGAAAATCGCCATGATTGTTGCTCTTGCCCATCCTTTTCTAATCCTTGTCGGTACAGCACTTGCGACAGCGTTTCCAGCCCAAGGTGCTTCTACATTGAACAACCCTGGATTCCATGGTTTTAGTGAAATATTGTACGAATATACTTCATCCGCAGCTAACAATGGAAGTGGTTTTGAAGGTCTTGGAGATAATACCATTTGGTGGAACATTTCGACAGGTATCGTATTGTTACTCGGCCGATTTATACCGATTATAGGCCCAATTGCTATTGCGGGGTTATTGGCTGAGAAGAAATTTATACCTGAAAGCGAGGGAACGCTAAAAACTGATACAAGTACATTCGGTTTAATGGTATTCGCTGTGATCGCGATTATTGCAGCACTCTCTTTCTTCCCTGCGTTGGCATTGGGTCCAATTGCGGAATATTTTTCCATGTAA
- a CDS encoding DMT family transporter: MNWIALIIAGIFEIGWPLGLKMAQQPDSNKLGWIILAIVSMSISGGLLFYAQKAIPIGTAYAVWTGLGAVGTLIVGIFFFGDSANIFRLLSATLIVAGIIGLKIF, encoded by the coding sequence ATGAATTGGATTGCATTGATCATCGCTGGCATTTTTGAAATTGGCTGGCCGCTCGGATTAAAAATGGCTCAACAGCCAGATTCAAATAAATTGGGTTGGATCATATTGGCTATTGTTTCTATGAGCATTAGTGGAGGATTATTGTTTTACGCTCAAAAGGCAATTCCTATCGGTACAGCTTATGCCGTATGGACAGGTTTGGGAGCTGTGGGAACATTGATTGTTGGAATCTTTTTTTTCGGAGATTCTGCCAATATATTTAGGCTCCTTTCAGCAACATTGATCGTCGCTGGAATTATCGGTTTAAAAATATTCTAA
- a CDS encoding 3-keto-disaccharide hydrolase codes for MINLNLFKKITLWAFLGCILLSCQNEKSSPNTLTEEEQSNGWQLLFDGTTLNNWHTYNNSKNAPTAWIVKNGTIYCDPNSESQKYDLVSDKEYKNYEFKFEWKLEKEGNSGVFVNVQERPDINATYHSGPEYQLLADSHPDFDKPLKRSGCLYTFLPQQNFVNIKTQDDWNESSIIQKDGKITFFLNGKITAEMDFNSAKWKDLVKHSNFKDYPEFGKHINGKLALQDWSRGVSFRNLKIKLL; via the coding sequence ATGATAAACTTAAACCTTTTCAAAAAAATCACCCTATGGGCCTTTCTGGGCTGTATTTTACTCTCCTGTCAAAATGAAAAAAGCAGTCCCAATACATTGACAGAAGAAGAGCAAAGTAACGGCTGGCAACTTTTATTTGATGGTACCACGCTCAACAATTGGCATACGTACAATAATAGCAAAAATGCGCCTACGGCCTGGATTGTAAAAAATGGAACAATTTACTGTGACCCCAACAGTGAAAGCCAAAAATACGACTTGGTATCGGACAAAGAGTATAAAAATTATGAGTTTAAGTTTGAATGGAAGCTGGAAAAAGAGGGAAATAGTGGCGTTTTTGTCAACGTACAGGAAAGACCCGATATTAATGCGACCTACCATTCTGGGCCGGAGTACCAACTGTTGGCAGATTCCCATCCTGATTTTGATAAACCGCTAAAGCGTTCGGGCTGTCTTTATACATTTCTACCGCAACAAAACTTTGTGAACATTAAAACGCAAGATGATTGGAATGAATCCAGTATCATTCAGAAAGATGGAAAAATAACATTCTTCCTAAATGGTAAAATCACTGCTGAAATGGATTTTAATTCAGCTAAATGGAAAGATTTAGTAAAGCATAGCAATTTCAAAGATTATCCGGAGTTTGGTAAGCATATCAATGGGAAATTAGCACTGCAGGATTGGTCGAGAGGCGTATCATTTAGAAATCTAAAAATAAAGCTTTTATAA
- a CDS encoding aldo/keto reductase, whose product MKYRNLGTTNEKLSAIGLGCMGMSFAYGPTDEKESIATLERALDLGINFWDTADMYGNGANEELISKVLVPNRDKVFIATKFGFRFKDEVAGPSGTANTYFDGSPEWIKLAVEKSLKRLGIDTIDLYYAHRVDPNIPIEETVGAMAELVKEGKVRYLGLSEASPASIIKANAVHPIAALQSEYSLLTRDVEKEILKTVRQLGISLIPYAPLARGLFSNSLNLENLASDDFRRTLPRNQGEHALNNAQLVADFSLLAKDKNCSPIQLALAWVLAQGNDIIPIPGTKKRKYLEENVGALDIQLSNDDLKTIDEILHKYPNIGARYSEGAMALVNH is encoded by the coding sequence GAGTATTGCTACATTGGAAAGAGCATTGGACCTAGGCATTAATTTTTGGGATACCGCAGATATGTACGGCAACGGTGCCAATGAGGAGCTTATTTCAAAAGTACTTGTTCCCAACCGTGACAAAGTTTTTATTGCAACAAAATTTGGGTTTCGCTTTAAAGATGAAGTAGCAGGTCCAAGTGGTACGGCAAACACCTATTTCGATGGCTCGCCCGAATGGATAAAATTAGCGGTGGAAAAAAGTTTAAAACGCCTTGGAATAGATACCATAGATCTTTATTATGCACATCGCGTAGATCCCAATATTCCCATCGAAGAGACCGTAGGCGCTATGGCGGAATTGGTTAAAGAAGGAAAAGTGAGGTATCTTGGCTTAAGCGAAGCATCCCCTGCGTCAATCATCAAAGCAAATGCCGTACACCCTATAGCTGCTTTACAGAGCGAATATTCGCTCCTTACACGCGATGTAGAAAAAGAAATCCTAAAGACTGTACGTCAATTGGGGATAAGTTTAATTCCTTATGCACCGCTAGCGCGTGGATTATTTTCAAATTCTTTAAATCTAGAAAATCTCGCTTCGGACGACTTTAGAAGAACCTTACCGCGTAATCAAGGCGAACATGCTTTGAACAATGCACAATTGGTCGCCGACTTCTCTCTACTGGCAAAAGATAAAAACTGTAGTCCTATACAGCTCGCTTTAGCGTGGGTACTGGCACAGGGAAATGACATCATTCCCATTCCAGGAACTAAAAAAAGAAAATACCTGGAAGAAAATGTGGGCGCCCTTGACATACAATTATCGAATGATGATTTAAAAACAATCGATGAAATACTCCATAAATACCCTAATATCGGAGCTCGATACAGCGAAGGTGCTATGGCTTTAGTTAACCATTAA
- a CDS encoding histidine kinase translates to MEERKSAEHFLDLIRKSRRGRFKLYIGMSAGVGKTYRMLQDAHTLLQGGIDVRIGYIETHNRKETHQLLDGLPVIARRHLFYKGKQLEELDLYAVLNSHPEVVIIDELAHTNIEGSKNTKRWQDVMEILEAGINVISAVNIQHIESLNEEVKAITGVEVQERVPDSVIDSADEVVNIDLTAEELIIRLKEGKIYDASKIQAALQNFFKSEHILQLREMALKEVASQVQRKVEIEVQPQRWVRKERFLACISSNEIKAKNVIRKTARLAGYYNSSWFLLYVQLPKERGDRIALNKQRHLINNFKLATELGGEIIKVESHSVAKEIIALCELRKITTVCIGKPRLSLLRMLLAKDTFSKLLTQLSTEDIDLIILS, encoded by the coding sequence ATGGAAGAAAGGAAAAGCGCTGAACACTTTTTGGACCTTATCCGAAAATCGAGAAGAGGTCGCTTCAAACTTTATATCGGCATGAGTGCAGGCGTCGGAAAAACTTACCGCATGTTACAGGATGCCCATACACTTTTACAGGGAGGAATCGATGTACGTATTGGCTATATTGAGACACATAATCGGAAGGAAACCCATCAATTGCTGGATGGTTTACCCGTTATAGCCCGACGCCATCTTTTTTATAAAGGCAAACAGTTAGAGGAACTGGATCTTTATGCTGTTTTGAATTCACATCCTGAGGTCGTCATTATCGATGAGCTGGCACATACCAATATTGAAGGCAGCAAAAATACCAAAAGGTGGCAGGATGTTATGGAGATTCTGGAAGCCGGGATTAATGTGATCAGCGCTGTAAATATCCAGCATATTGAGAGTTTAAACGAGGAGGTTAAAGCGATTACAGGGGTTGAAGTGCAAGAACGTGTCCCCGACAGTGTTATTGATTCCGCCGATGAAGTCGTTAACATTGACCTTACTGCAGAAGAACTTATCATCCGCCTAAAAGAGGGCAAGATCTATGACGCTTCAAAAATTCAGGCAGCGCTTCAAAACTTCTTTAAAAGCGAACATATCTTGCAATTGCGGGAAATGGCGTTGAAAGAAGTGGCTTCCCAGGTTCAACGTAAAGTGGAGATCGAAGTTCAACCTCAACGATGGGTACGAAAGGAGCGTTTCCTGGCTTGTATAAGTTCCAATGAAATAAAAGCAAAAAACGTGATCAGAAAAACAGCGCGCTTAGCAGGATATTACAATAGCAGTTGGTTTCTGCTGTATGTACAGTTGCCAAAAGAGCGTGGCGATCGGATAGCCTTAAATAAACAGCGGCACCTGATCAATAACTTTAAGCTGGCGACAGAACTTGGTGGTGAAATTATCAAAGTGGAAAGTCATAGTGTGGCAAAAGAGATTATCGCTTTGTGCGAGCTCCGCAAGATCACCACAGTTTGTATTGGTAAACCACGATTATCGCTTTTAAGGATGTTACTTGCTAAGGATACATTTAGCAAATTGCTGACACAGCTGTCGACCGAAGACATCGACCTGATTATATTGTCATAA
- a CDS encoding potassium-transporting ATPase subunit F — MTALFIVALLVFTYICYVLLRPEKF; from the coding sequence ATGACAGCTTTATTTATTGTAGCACTACTGGTTTTTACATACATCTGTTATGTACTCTTAAGGCCGGAAAAATTTTAA
- a CDS encoding HAMP domain-containing sensor histidine kinase: MKIKTKLTFGVGSLFLMIFLLAALSGWYVNRLKKDTANILTANYNTLLYAKNMLLALEEIPVEKTAFKNFEVNLDKQRRNVTEVGEQQTTNAIAEHFLKLKYKPLDITIISSIRKDIALLMEQNMTAISRKSIVADRTAEHAILVISFAGALCFIIAFILLVNLPSNIADPIAKLTASIRQIAGQNYKERIQVQSGGEFAELVASFNSMAEKLEEYAESKLEKILKEKSRIESLVDHMHDPVIGFDEERRVIFVNEEALRITNLHKDQLLGRSALAVSDENDLAKDIFKDLFLPVEQREKNAVKIYADDRESYFEKDVIDINVLPTGELESKFIGQVVILKNITPFKELDLAKTNFIGTVSHEFKTPIAAIQMGVQLLENEQIGHLNTEQLTLLNGIKEDSNRLLQITGELLNMTQVESGSIQINLHTTEIQPIIEYAIMANQFAANQKNIHFVIEVDPKVKAIFADNEKTAWVLTNFLSNAIRYSHEDSVIRIGVENNELKTKFIVTDSGQGIEPKYLDKIFARYFRVPGAKKGGTGLGLSISKEFIEAQGGEIGVESDYGAGSSFYFSLRTAIPDN; encoded by the coding sequence ATGAAAATAAAAACGAAACTTACCTTTGGTGTAGGATCACTTTTTCTCATGATCTTTCTACTCGCCGCTTTAAGCGGCTGGTATGTAAACCGGTTAAAAAAGGATACCGCAAATATATTGACAGCAAATTACAATACGCTGCTGTATGCCAAGAATATGTTATTGGCTTTGGAGGAAATTCCTGTTGAAAAAACTGCTTTTAAGAACTTCGAGGTCAACCTTGACAAACAACGGAGAAATGTTACTGAAGTCGGAGAGCAACAAACAACGAACGCGATTGCTGAACATTTTTTAAAACTGAAATATAAGCCCTTAGACATCACTATTATCTCGTCCATCAGAAAGGATATTGCTTTGTTAATGGAGCAAAATATGACGGCAATTTCTCGGAAGAGTATTGTTGCGGATCGCACCGCAGAACATGCAATTTTGGTCATTTCATTTGCTGGGGCACTCTGTTTTATTATTGCTTTTATATTGCTGGTCAATTTGCCGTCCAATATAGCTGATCCCATAGCAAAATTGACAGCGAGTATTCGACAGATTGCAGGACAGAACTACAAAGAACGAATTCAGGTACAGAGCGGAGGTGAGTTTGCTGAACTCGTCGCTTCATTCAATTCCATGGCAGAGAAACTTGAAGAATACGCTGAAAGTAAACTTGAAAAAATTTTAAAGGAAAAAAGTCGAATCGAGTCTCTTGTGGATCATATGCATGATCCGGTGATAGGCTTCGACGAAGAGCGACGTGTTATTTTTGTCAACGAGGAAGCGCTTCGCATCACCAATCTACATAAAGATCAACTTCTCGGAAGATCTGCTTTGGCGGTTTCAGATGAAAATGATCTTGCTAAAGATATTTTTAAAGACCTGTTCCTTCCTGTGGAGCAACGTGAAAAGAATGCTGTTAAAATTTATGCGGACGATAGAGAAAGCTATTTTGAGAAAGATGTTATCGATATCAATGTTTTGCCGACAGGTGAACTGGAATCAAAGTTTATTGGGCAGGTGGTTATCCTAAAGAATATTACGCCATTTAAGGAACTTGATCTTGCAAAAACAAACTTTATCGGCACCGTTTCTCACGAGTTCAAAACACCTATTGCTGCAATTCAGATGGGGGTTCAATTGTTGGAAAATGAACAAATAGGCCATCTGAATACCGAACAGCTCACCTTGTTAAACGGAATAAAAGAGGATTCTAACCGACTGCTTCAAATAACCGGTGAACTGTTAAATATGACCCAGGTTGAAAGTGGTTCCATCCAAATTAACTTACATACGACAGAAATACAGCCTATTATTGAATATGCTATCATGGCGAATCAATTTGCTGCGAATCAAAAAAATATACACTTTGTTATAGAGGTAGATCCCAAAGTGAAAGCTATATTTGCTGACAATGAGAAAACTGCCTGGGTTCTTACCAATTTTCTTTCCAATGCGATACGTTACTCGCATGAAGATTCGGTCATTCGTATAGGGGTGGAAAATAACGAACTTAAAACAAAATTTATCGTTACCGACAGCGGGCAAGGGATCGAGCCTAAATATCTGGATAAAATATTTGCACGCTACTTCCGTGTACCAGGGGCCAAAAAAGGTGGAACAGGACTTGGTTTAAGTATTAGTAAAGAGTTTATAGAAGCGCAAGGAGGCGAGATTGGTGTTGAAAGTGATTATGGCGCAGGAAGTTCTTTCTATTTTTCATTACGTACTGCTATTCCCGATAATTAA
- a CDS encoding porin, with product MKKLAMLACLLAGATQLFAQQDTTQNTQLSISGYLEAYYLRDFNNPIGNTRPGFVYSHNRTNEVNINLALLKAAYETTNTRANLAFGVGTYMNANYSAEPGVLKNIYEANAGVRISKKHNLWIDAGIFSSHLGFESAIGKDNWTVTRSIFADNSPYFETGAKISYTSASGKLFLSGLILNGWQRIQRVDASSLPAFGHQLVYKPTAKWTINSGSFIGSDKADSVRQMRYFHNLYAIYQMNEKLGITFGFDIGAEQKAKGSSTYNVWYTPVLIARYATTEKFSLTARGEYYNDKHGVIVSTTTDQGFQTFGYSLNADYAILPNVLWRTELRNLTNKDAIFLDRTNELVKNSLTAVTALTVSF from the coding sequence ATGAAAAAACTAGCGATGTTGGCCTGTTTACTCGCAGGAGCAACACAATTATTTGCACAGCAAGATACAACTCAAAATACCCAATTGTCTATCAGTGGTTACCTTGAAGCATATTACCTTCGGGACTTTAACAACCCAATTGGAAATACACGCCCAGGCTTTGTATATAGTCACAACAGAACAAATGAAGTAAACATAAACTTGGCACTTTTAAAAGCTGCGTACGAAACAACAAATACCCGTGCAAATCTTGCTTTTGGTGTCGGTACATATATGAATGCGAACTACAGTGCGGAACCCGGTGTCTTAAAAAATATTTACGAAGCGAATGCCGGTGTTCGTATCTCGAAAAAACATAATTTATGGATCGATGCTGGAATATTTTCTTCCCATTTGGGCTTTGAAAGCGCTATAGGAAAGGATAATTGGACTGTAACAAGGAGTATTTTTGCTGATAATTCCCCTTATTTTGAAACCGGCGCAAAAATATCCTATACATCCGCATCGGGAAAACTATTTTTAAGCGGGCTTATTTTAAACGGATGGCAGCGGATTCAACGTGTGGATGCTAGCAGTTTACCTGCATTTGGACATCAATTAGTCTATAAACCGACAGCTAAATGGACTATCAATAGTGGTTCTTTTATCGGCAGTGATAAAGCGGATAGCGTCAGACAGATGCGCTATTTTCATAATCTATATGCCATTTATCAAATGAATGAAAAGCTGGGAATTACATTCGGATTTGATATTGGAGCGGAACAAAAAGCAAAAGGCAGCTCAACGTACAATGTATGGTACACGCCTGTGTTAATTGCACGATATGCGACGACCGAAAAATTTAGCTTAACAGCAAGAGGAGAATATTACAACGATAAGCATGGTGTAATCGTTTCGACTACGACAGATCAAGGTTTTCAAACGTTTGGCTATTCTTTAAATGCAGATTATGCAATTCTTCCCAATGTCCTTTGGCGCACGGAACTACGTAATCTCACCAATAAAGATGCTATTTTCCTTGATCGGACAAATGAGTTGGTGAAAAATAGTTTGACGGCTGTCACAGCACTTACAGTTAGTTTTTAA
- the kdpB gene encoding potassium-transporting ATPase subunit KdpB, with protein sequence MSNQQTLFQKELVQQALKQSFVKLNPKIMFRNPVMFTVEIGTLIMAVVCLWIMTGEKSQGTLGYNFTVFLILFLTLLFGNFAEAIAEARGKAQADSLRKTREETPATLRDGRVVSSAQLKKNDVFVCQAGDVIPLDGEIIEGLATIDESAITGESAPVIREAGGDKSSVTGGTKVLSDRIVVQVTTEPGESFLDKMIALVEGASRQKTPNEIALTILLAGFTLVFIIVTVTLKPFADYANVGITIASFISLFVCLIPTTIGGLLSAIGIAGMDRALRANVITKSGKAVETAGDIDVLLLDKTGTITIGNRKATNFYPADGVMKEALVRAATLSSMADETPEGKSIVELAGVNPSSYKVENPAFIKFTAETRSSGIDFEQTRIRKGATDAIRNIIVKAGNLFPQEIDERVKLISQNGGTPLVVAENEQVLGVIELQDVIKPGIHERFERLRKMGIKTVMVTGDNPLTAKYIAEKAGVDDFIAEAKPEDKMNYIKKEQLDGRLVAMMGDGTNDAPALAQADVGVAMNSGTQAAKEAGNMVDLDNDPTKLIEVVEIGKQLLMTRGTLTTFSIANDVAKYFAIIPALFIAAIPALQGLNIMQLSSPQSAILSAVIFNAIIIPLLIPLALKGVAYKPIGASALLRRNLLVFGLGGVLVPFIGIKVIDLLVSLFI encoded by the coding sequence ATGAGCAATCAACAAACATTGTTTCAGAAAGAGCTTGTACAACAAGCGTTAAAGCAATCTTTCGTGAAGCTAAATCCTAAAATAATGTTCCGTAATCCAGTGATGTTTACCGTGGAAATCGGGACGTTGATTATGGCCGTGGTTTGTCTTTGGATAATGACCGGAGAAAAATCACAAGGTACACTTGGTTATAATTTTACAGTATTTCTTATCCTATTTTTAACCTTGCTGTTTGGCAATTTTGCGGAGGCAATTGCCGAAGCCCGCGGGAAGGCGCAAGCAGATAGTCTTCGGAAAACTCGGGAGGAAACTCCTGCAACCCTGCGCGATGGTCGGGTCGTTTCATCCGCTCAATTGAAAAAAAATGATGTTTTTGTTTGTCAGGCTGGTGATGTAATTCCATTGGATGGGGAAATTATCGAGGGGTTGGCGACAATAGATGAAAGTGCAATTACCGGTGAATCAGCACCGGTGATCCGCGAGGCTGGGGGCGATAAAAGTTCAGTTACAGGTGGCACCAAGGTTTTATCCGATCGAATTGTCGTGCAGGTAACGACAGAACCGGGTGAAAGCTTTCTGGATAAGATGATCGCATTGGTCGAAGGCGCAAGCCGCCAAAAAACACCTAACGAGATTGCCTTAACCATCCTTTTGGCAGGTTTTACACTTGTTTTTATTATCGTAACGGTGACCTTAAAACCATTTGCGGATTATGCCAATGTCGGTATCACCATTGCTTCGTTTATTTCACTTTTTGTCTGTCTGATTCCAACGACAATAGGTGGTCTTTTATCGGCGATTGGTATCGCGGGAATGGATCGCGCACTTCGAGCGAATGTTATTACAAAAAGTGGCAAGGCAGTTGAAACGGCGGGTGACATTGATGTCTTGTTGCTTGATAAAACTGGAACCATTACGATCGGAAATCGTAAGGCGACAAATTTTTACCCTGCCGATGGTGTCATGAAAGAAGCGCTGGTACGTGCAGCAACATTGAGCTCCATGGCGGATGAAACACCAGAAGGGAAATCAATTGTCGAATTGGCTGGTGTCAACCCATCGAGCTATAAGGTCGAAAACCCGGCATTCATTAAGTTTACCGCCGAAACCCGTAGCTCGGGAATAGACTTTGAACAGACACGTATTCGTAAAGGTGCAACAGATGCTATTCGAAATATCATTGTAAAGGCTGGAAATCTATTTCCTCAGGAAATAGATGAGCGCGTAAAGCTTATCTCTCAAAATGGGGGGACCCCATTGGTCGTAGCCGAGAATGAACAAGTACTCGGTGTCATAGAATTGCAGGATGTGATAAAACCCGGGATTCATGAACGCTTTGAAAGGTTGCGAAAAATGGGTATCAAGACTGTTATGGTGACAGGAGACAATCCGTTAACGGCCAAATATATTGCCGAAAAAGCGGGAGTGGATGATTTCATCGCCGAAGCGAAACCCGAAGACAAGATGAACTATATCAAAAAAGAACAGCTTGACGGGCGATTGGTCGCCATGATGGGGGATGGTACAAACGATGCTCCGGCACTTGCACAAGCGGATGTTGGTGTAGCAATGAATAGCGGTACGCAAGCTGCAAAAGAGGCTGGAAATATGGTCGATCTCGACAATGATCCAACCAAATTGATCGAGGTTGTGGAGATAGGTAAGCAATTGTTGATGACCCGGGGTACGCTGACAACATTCAGTATTGCAAACGATGTTGCCAAATATTTTGCGATTATTCCGGCCCTGTTTATTGCGGCAATACCGGCACTTCAAGGTTTAAATATTATGCAGCTCAGTAGTCCACAAAGCGCCATACTATCGGCTGTCATCTTCAACGCAATTATTATCCCATTACTGATTCCTTTGGCATTAAAGGGAGTCGCATACAAACCTATAGGCGCAAGCGCATTGTTACGGAGAAACCTGCTCGTTTTTGGACTTGGTGGAGTTCTCGTTCCATTTATTGGTATCAAGGTCATAGACCTGCTGGTTTCGCTATTTATCTAA
- a CDS encoding DUF7674 family protein: protein MKKLNQYGAGLYMALHYKEIRSEISFLLRKHNFAGALQAVINHLRSLIVLQSTDKICQHIHFLGMIYGRGNNYVKYILENLFVRSLGGLRRISSVNAWAEIEAQLPTPFLEVLKGQQIHNLLISK from the coding sequence ATGAAAAAATTAAATCAATACGGTGCAGGTTTGTATATGGCGCTCCATTATAAAGAAATCCGATCAGAGATTAGTTTCCTATTACGGAAGCACAATTTTGCAGGAGCTTTACAGGCCGTTATTAATCATCTTCGGAGCTTAATAGTACTGCAAAGCACGGACAAAATTTGCCAGCATATTCATTTCCTCGGAATGATTTATGGACGAGGAAACAATTATGTAAAATACATTTTGGAAAATCTTTTTGTTAGATCTTTAGGAGGCCTTCGACGTATAAGTTCGGTCAATGCATGGGCAGAAATCGAAGCCCAGCTACCAACACCATTTTTAGAGGTCCTCAAAGGACAACAAATCCATAATCTTCTAATATCAAAGTAA
- a CDS encoding K(+)-transporting ATPase subunit C: protein MKTHIYPAIKITIVLLLLLSVVYPALVWAIAQIAPNHGKGEMLAYNGQKYYRNIGQAFMRDDYFWSRPSAVGYNAAGSGGSNKGPSNGEYLSEVKARIDTFLVHNPTVKREQVPVDIVTASGSGLDPDISVEAAKIQIDRVAKARGISVNSLQSLVDAHVQTPLWNMFGPRKINVLELNIALDKMVEK, encoded by the coding sequence ATGAAAACACATATATATCCAGCAATAAAGATTACAATAGTTTTATTGCTCCTGCTGTCAGTTGTATATCCGGCCCTTGTTTGGGCAATAGCTCAGATAGCACCTAATCATGGAAAAGGGGAAATGCTAGCGTACAACGGGCAAAAGTATTACAGAAATATTGGACAGGCCTTTATGCGTGATGATTACTTCTGGTCGCGTCCTTCCGCTGTTGGTTATAATGCAGCAGGATCGGGAGGAAGTAACAAAGGACCCTCTAATGGGGAATATCTTTCGGAAGTTAAGGCCCGTATTGATACGTTCTTAGTCCACAATCCCACTGTAAAACGCGAACAGGTACCGGTAGACATTGTTACAGCCAGTGGCAGTGGTTTGGATCCAGATATCTCGGTAGAGGCCGCAAAAATACAAATCGATCGTGTTGCGAAAGCAAGAGGTATATCGGTAAATAGCTTACAGTCTCTCGTTGATGCTCACGTTCAGACCCCTCTATGGAATATGTTTGGACCTCGCAAAATCAATGTCCTTGAACTAAATATTGCGTTGGACAAGATGGTTGAAAAATAA